In Marinilabiliales bacterium, one DNA window encodes the following:
- a CDS encoding Fic family protein, producing the protein MSNLIEPYDRNKPYNNLPLLPPDDDKVETKEVYKALNNANKALAELKGIAKKLPNQSMLVNTIALREAKASTEIENIFTTDDELYKALTISEYGLKGNAKEVLRYRQALWKGYNDIVKNQALTIEILIDIYQEIKQVNDGIRPPQTESVILKRGSGQLIGEVVYTPPRGTQIIQQKLNNLLEYINDDSKYPYDPLLKIAISHYQFEAIHPFRDGNGRAGRILSILLMIQKQLLEVPILYLSAYIIREKDEYYELLKNVTTLRRWNPWIIYMLKAIEETSKYTISKIEEIDRLFSRTIELVAERYPSIRKEFIEKLFEQPYISPKKMIDNNTKSLNTVKKFLKQLEDSGVLVSEKIGKEIVYLNIDLYNILSES; encoded by the coding sequence ATGTCAAATCTAATTGAACCCTACGATAGAAATAAACCCTACAATAATTTACCTCTTCTCCCACCAGATGATGACAAGGTAGAAACAAAAGAAGTGTATAAAGCACTAAACAATGCGAACAAAGCCCTTGCTGAACTAAAAGGAATTGCAAAAAAACTACCAAATCAATCAATGCTTGTGAATACCATTGCGCTCAGAGAGGCAAAAGCAAGTACGGAGATTGAAAATATTTTCACAACAGACGATGAACTTTATAAGGCGCTCACAATTAGCGAATACGGGCTGAAAGGAAATGCTAAGGAAGTTCTAAGATATAGGCAGGCGCTTTGGAAAGGATACAATGATATTGTAAAGAATCAAGCGTTAACAATTGAAATTCTGATCGATATTTACCAGGAAATTAAGCAGGTTAATGATGGTATCAGACCACCGCAAACTGAATCCGTAATACTTAAACGAGGAAGTGGACAGCTGATAGGCGAAGTGGTTTATACCCCACCAAGAGGAACTCAAATTATACAGCAGAAATTAAATAATCTACTCGAATACATTAACGATGATTCAAAATATCCCTATGACCCATTGCTGAAAATTGCAATTTCGCATTATCAATTTGAAGCCATTCACCCATTCAGGGATGGGAACGGAAGAGCAGGAAGAATTTTAAGTATTCTGCTAATGATTCAGAAGCAACTATTAGAAGTTCCAATCCTCTATTTAAGCGCATATATCATTAGAGAAAAGGACGAATACTATGAACTATTAAAAAATGTAACAACCCTTAGAAGATGGAATCCATGGATTATCTACATGCTTAAAGCAATTGAAGAAACATCTAAGTATACAATAAGCAAAATAGAAGAAATTGACAGGCTATTTTCAAGAACTATTGAATTAGTAGCTGAAAGGTATCCATCAATAAGAAAAGAATTCATAGAAAAGCTTTTTGAACAGCCTTATATTAGCCCTAAGAAAATGATAGATAACAATACCAAGAGCCTGAATACAGTTAAAAAATTCCTCAAACAACTTGAAGATTCAGGTGTTTTGGTTTCAGAGAAAATTGGAAAGGAGATAGTTTATTTGAACATTGACCTTTACAACATTTTAAGTGAATCTTAA
- a CDS encoding ATP-binding protein encodes MNKKTYIPRLCDANLQLALQSSGAVLIEGAKWCGKTSTASNVSRSVLYMQDPDNAKSYLAMADTKPSLLLKGETPRLIDEWQMAPVLWDAVRFEVDKRSETGQFILTGSAVPSDNVTAHTGTGRISRLMLRPMSLFESLESNGTVSLRELFNGDQDVEGLSDLSLEDIAFALCRGGWPASIKLQGVAALRMAMDYVEAVINYDVSRVDNVEKNPERVRLLLRSLARNIATAATYQTIRNDIEASDITISDKTISSYMNALRRIFLVEDLPAWSPSLRSKTAIRTSAKRHFVDPSISTAVLRTNPEGILKDFQYFGFLFEALCTRDIRVYAQANDGDVFHYRDKSGLESDLIVRLRDGRWAAIEVKLGKK; translated from the coding sequence ATGAACAAAAAGACCTATATTCCAAGATTGTGCGATGCAAACCTGCAATTGGCCCTGCAATCGTCAGGCGCTGTGCTTATTGAGGGCGCTAAATGGTGTGGCAAAACCAGTACCGCAAGCAATGTATCACGCAGCGTGTTGTATATGCAAGACCCTGACAATGCGAAGTCATATCTGGCTATGGCCGACACAAAACCATCCCTGTTGCTCAAAGGTGAAACACCACGATTAATAGATGAGTGGCAAATGGCCCCCGTATTATGGGACGCCGTTCGGTTCGAAGTTGATAAAAGGTCGGAAACAGGCCAGTTTATATTAACAGGTTCGGCAGTACCCTCCGATAATGTTACCGCTCATACCGGTACCGGCCGGATATCACGCTTAATGTTGCGCCCCATGAGCCTTTTCGAGTCCCTGGAATCGAATGGTACTGTATCCTTGCGCGAATTGTTCAATGGTGATCAGGATGTGGAGGGGCTGTCAGATTTAAGCCTTGAAGATATTGCTTTCGCTCTGTGCAGGGGGGGCTGGCCTGCAAGCATTAAACTGCAGGGCGTAGCTGCTTTAAGAATGGCAATGGATTATGTAGAAGCAGTGATAAACTACGATGTGTCGCGGGTTGACAATGTCGAAAAAAATCCCGAAAGAGTGCGCCTCCTGCTACGATCCCTGGCACGTAACATTGCCACAGCAGCTACTTATCAAACCATCAGAAACGACATTGAAGCAAGCGACATTACCATATCCGATAAAACAATTAGTTCGTATATGAATGCCTTGCGCCGGATTTTTCTGGTAGAAGATTTGCCGGCATGGTCACCGTCATTACGTTCAAAAACAGCCATTCGAACCTCAGCAAAAAGGCATTTTGTCGATCCATCTATTTCTACAGCAGTGCTGCGAACAAACCCCGAAGGCATTTTAAAGGACTTTCAATACTTTGGCTTCCTTTTTGAAGCCTTGTGTACCCGTGACATTCGGGTGTATGCACAAGCAAACGATGGCGATGTATTTCATTATCGCGATAAAAGCGGATTAGAGTCTGATCTGATTGTGCGCCTCCGCGATGGCCGGTGGGCTGCAATAGAAGTGAAACTGGGCAAAAAAC
- a CDS encoding SAM-dependent methyltransferase: MYRFIEAWVFRKWYWYISKIDRRKEILFMNFGYHDDNEKTELSEEDEKNRFSIQLYYKLASFAGLAGKNICEIGCGRGGGLSFLHKTFKPASSTGLDLNQKAVDFCNGHYRKEGLTFIQGNAQELPFENDTFDIVLNVESSHRYLLFSKFLSEVHRTLKSGGYLLLTDFRHDHKMAEMKEDISNSEFDVVHYELINENIVKALKADDERRRDLVKRLIPRGLRSTALNFAGATGSTTYKRYKSGRYLYFIYVLRK; the protein is encoded by the coding sequence ATGTACAGATTTATAGAAGCCTGGGTTTTCAGAAAATGGTACTGGTATATTAGCAAGATCGACAGGCGTAAGGAGATCCTGTTTATGAATTTCGGGTATCATGACGATAACGAAAAAACAGAGCTTTCTGAAGAGGATGAAAAAAACAGGTTTTCGATACAGTTGTATTACAAACTGGCTTCGTTTGCCGGCCTGGCAGGTAAAAACATATGCGAAATTGGTTGTGGCCGCGGAGGGGGATTGTCTTTTCTGCATAAAACTTTTAAACCCGCAAGTTCGACGGGACTGGACCTGAACCAGAAGGCTGTTGATTTTTGTAACGGACATTACAGGAAGGAGGGACTGACTTTCATTCAGGGAAATGCACAGGAGCTGCCTTTTGAAAATGACACTTTTGATATAGTGCTGAATGTTGAATCTTCACACAGGTATTTGCTTTTCAGCAAATTTCTTTCTGAAGTCCATCGCACATTAAAAAGCGGGGGGTACTTGCTGCTGACTGATTTCAGGCATGACCACAAAATGGCTGAAATGAAGGAGGATATAAGTAATTCGGAATTTGATGTTGTCCATTATGAGTTAATTAATGAGAACATTGTAAAGGCTCTCAAAGCTGATGATGAGAGAAGAAGGGACCTGGTTAAAAGACTTATCCCCCGGGGTTTAAGGAGCACGGCTTTGAATTTTGCCGGAGCGACAGGTTCGACAACTTACAAGAGGTATAAATCAGGCAGGTACCTGTACTTTATTTATGTGCTGAGAAAATAA